The Antarctobacter heliothermus genome includes a window with the following:
- a CDS encoding helix-turn-helix domain-containing protein, translating into MGTPDSHPSLDRREKTAKWLDAKMAIAEIADRLGRDAATIYRDN; encoded by the coding sequence ATGGGAACCCCGGACTCTCACCCGAGCTTGGATAGGCGCGAGAAGACGGCCAAGTGGCTTGATGCCAAAATGGCGATTGCGGAAATCGCTGATCGCTTGGGGCGTGACGCGGCGACAATCTACCGCGACAACTAG
- a CDS encoding HpcH/HpaI aldolase family protein — MATFKDKMKSGETLVGTFLKTPAYELIEVLAKSKLDFICLDAEHAPFDRARMDACLAMARALDFPVLVRLPVGTPAEVLKALDSGAVGVVVPHVDSVEKARSIASAARFGEGGRGYAGSTRWAGFATRPMTDVLQQSTDETIVIAQIEEPAGVTAAADIAAVDGIDGLFVGPADLAVCYGKTDMTDPAVMDAMRETGKAAKAANKAFMTFAANAGAGPELMDMGVTMFFVASEHAFMLRGANAEATAFKEAGTAGGAE, encoded by the coding sequence ATGGCCACGTTCAAAGACAAAATGAAATCCGGCGAGACCCTTGTCGGCACCTTTCTCAAAACCCCGGCCTATGAGCTGATCGAGGTGCTGGCCAAGTCAAAGCTGGACTTCATCTGCCTGGATGCCGAACACGCCCCGTTTGACCGCGCCCGAATGGATGCCTGTCTGGCGATGGCGCGGGCGCTGGACTTTCCGGTACTGGTACGCCTGCCCGTTGGCACCCCGGCAGAGGTGCTCAAGGCGCTGGATAGCGGCGCGGTTGGTGTCGTGGTGCCGCATGTGGACAGCGTTGAAAAGGCCCGCAGCATTGCCAGCGCCGCACGCTTTGGCGAAGGCGGTCGCGGCTATGCCGGATCAACCCGCTGGGCCGGCTTTGCGACGCGCCCGATGACGGATGTGCTGCAGCAAAGCACGGATGAGACCATCGTCATCGCCCAGATCGAAGAACCGGCAGGCGTGACAGCAGCGGCTGACATCGCGGCGGTCGATGGCATCGACGGGTTGTTCGTGGGCCCGGCGGATTTGGCGGTTTGTTACGGCAAGACCGATATGACCGACCCAGCGGTGATGGACGCCATGCGCGAAACCGGCAAGGCTGCCAAGGCCGCAAACAAGGCGTTCATGACCTTCGCCGCCAATGCCGGTGCCGGGCCAGAGTTGATGGACATGGGCGTGACCATGTTCTTTGTCGCCTCGGAACACGCCTTCATGTTGCGCGGCGCAAATGCAGAGGCGACAGCGTTTAAGGAGGCCGGCACCGCCGGGGGCGCAGAATAA